The following proteins are encoded in a genomic region of Chloroflexota bacterium:
- a CDS encoding 3-phosphoglycerate dehydrogenase, translating into MSKLSVLITARFDPKAADLFAHRAGVDFQDWSKRERRGYTVDDLAPILKGKRIFVTEIDRVNDDLLARCPDLRVVISCRGSPVNVDIPACTKHGVLVLNTPGRNAEGVADLAVGGMIVMARRVIPAANLTKQGGWATNQGSVYFGFQGSDLSDASIGLVGLGAVAKAVARRLRGFGARILACDPYAPDETFKQLGVIRADLATVVKEADFLSIHVHVTPETKGMIGKAQFAMMKPSAFLINTARSGAVDTEAMVEALRTKRIAGAFLDVFDKEPVAADNPLCALDSVVMTPHIGGSTPGQTREQSRIVADQLIAILDGKQPPHMVNPEVAEKALKGLA; encoded by the coding sequence ATGTCCAAGCTCTCTGTCCTCATCACCGCGCGCTTCGATCCCAAGGCCGCAGATCTGTTCGCCCACCGCGCCGGCGTTGACTTCCAAGATTGGTCCAAGCGCGAGCGGCGCGGCTACACCGTTGACGACCTTGCCCCCATCCTCAAGGGAAAGCGTATCTTTGTCACGGAGATTGACCGTGTGAACGATGATCTGCTTGCCCGCTGCCCCGACCTCCGCGTCGTCATTTCCTGCCGCGGCAGCCCCGTCAACGTGGATATCCCCGCCTGCACCAAGCACGGCGTCCTTGTCCTTAACACGCCAGGCCGCAACGCTGAAGGCGTCGCCGATCTTGCCGTCGGCGGGATGATCGTTATGGCGCGCAGGGTTATCCCCGCAGCCAATCTCACCAAGCAGGGCGGTTGGGCTACCAACCAGGGCAGCGTCTACTTCGGCTTCCAGGGGAGTGATCTGAGCGATGCCTCTATCGGCCTCGTCGGCCTTGGCGCAGTGGCCAAGGCTGTCGCACGACGTCTGCGCGGCTTCGGCGCGCGCATCCTGGCCTGCGACCCCTACGCCCCCGATGAGACGTTCAAGCAGCTTGGCGTCATCCGTGCAGACCTGGCGACTGTGGTGAAGGAGGCCGATTTCCTCTCGATCCACGTCCATGTGACACCGGAGACCAAAGGGATGATCGGCAAGGCCCAGTTCGCGATGATGAAGCCGTCGGCCTTTCTCATCAACACCGCCCGCTCAGGAGCCGTGGATACGGAGGCGATGGTGGAAGCCCTCAGGACAAAGCGCATCGCCGGAGCCTTCCTGGATGTCTTTGATAAGGAGCCCGTCGCCGCCGATAACCCCTTGTGCGCCCTGGATAGCGTCGTCATGACGCCCCATATCGGCGGCTCCACGCCAGGCCAGACCAGGGAGCAATCGCGCATCGTGGCCGATCAGCTCATCGCTATCCTGGATGGCAAACAGCCGCCGCACATGGTGAATCCGGAAGTTGCGGAGAAGGCGCTGAAGGGGCTGGCCTAG
- a CDS encoding type II toxin-antitoxin system VapC family toxin, which yields MPKLVLDASALLAALHGEQGGADVEARLHGAVLSSVNYAEVVQQSLARNVDINGFRDDLEALGIMILPFSIVDAERAATMWPVTSKFGLSLGDRACLALALRLGLPIITADRIWGRLQLGVEVRLIR from the coding sequence ATCCCGAAGCTCGTGCTGGATGCCTCCGCCTTGCTTGCCGCTCTCCACGGCGAGCAGGGCGGAGCCGATGTAGAAGCGCGACTGCATGGCGCGGTGCTGTCCAGCGTCAACTACGCTGAAGTGGTGCAGCAGTCTCTCGCGCGGAACGTGGACATCAACGGCTTTCGGGATGACCTGGAGGCTCTTGGCATCATGATTCTCCCGTTCTCCATCGTAGACGCTGAGCGCGCCGCAACGATGTGGCCCGTCACCTCCAAGTTCGGCCTCTCCCTTGGAGACCGCGCCTGCCTTGCCCTGGCCTTGCGCCTCGGCCTGCCAATCATCACAGCCGACCGCATCTGGGGCAGGCTGCAGCTGGGTGTGGAAGTTCGCCTCATCCGGTGA
- a CDS encoding valine--tRNA ligase, with the protein MTQANEQPAAISKVYEPQKVEQRLYKTWMERGYFKPKIQKGKKPFTIIMPPPNCTGELHIGHALTASIEDALIRWHRMKGDPSLWLPGTDHAGIATQVVVDRQLAKEGLDRNKLGREKYLERVWEWVLQSKRRISEQHQRLGASCDWSREQFTMEEGPSKAVRKTFVELYHKGLIYQGERIINWDPVSKTALSDLEVEHKDVQGSLWHFKYPLADGSGHVVVATTRPETYLGDTAVAVHPEDPRYKKLIGKKVKLPVIGREIPIVGDDAVSREFGTGAVKVTPAHDPTDFDIGTRHRLPFINVMNPDATINEHGGPFNGQDRFAARKNIVAEFERLGLLEKIEKHSHAVGHSQRTGVPVEPIVSKQWFVKVGNHEEVESIAGRAHAAVANEQIKIVPERFTKVYLNWMENIRDWCISRQLWWGHRIPVWYCDECKHKTVAEEDPKACVECGSPKIHQDSDVLDTWFSSALWPHSTLGWPEQKDDLKYFYPTAVMETGYDILFFWVARMIMMGIQNTGEVPFRTVYLHGLIRDEHGEKMSKVKGNVINPLDVIDQYGTDALRFALTTGTSPGNDARLTTTKLENSRNFANKIWNAARFVISSIDQAGGKIGPIGTELPLEDRWILSRLNRTTAKVNQLMEEFQLGEAQREIYDFLWSEYADWYIELSKPRLKGPREQSPLPVLAHTLEQTLRLLHPFMPFVTEEIWQSLVTRLPSDSSRPASIMVAPYPIANAFHIDDDAEQDVRILMDVITAIRNARAELKLDPMRQVEAIVDAATHKPLVETHREAVATLARANPVKVYGDGHAAPTPEGARVAVLGAMRVIIPTTGLVDTGAERQKLEKELAGLAEATEKLSARLGSEAFTSKAPATVVEKERARLTEYQEKLAKMRERLKELG; encoded by the coding sequence ATGACGCAAGCGAACGAGCAGCCCGCCGCCATCTCTAAGGTTTACGAGCCTCAGAAGGTTGAGCAGCGGCTGTATAAGACGTGGATGGAGAGGGGCTATTTCAAGCCCAAGATCCAGAAGGGCAAGAAGCCGTTCACCATCATCATGCCGCCGCCGAACTGCACCGGGGAGCTGCACATCGGCCACGCGCTGACGGCAAGCATCGAGGATGCGCTGATACGGTGGCATCGGATGAAGGGCGACCCGAGCCTGTGGCTCCCCGGGACCGACCATGCGGGGATCGCGACGCAGGTTGTGGTGGATCGCCAGCTGGCGAAAGAGGGGCTGGACCGCAACAAGCTGGGGCGGGAGAAATACCTGGAGCGGGTGTGGGAGTGGGTGCTGCAGTCCAAAAGGCGCATCAGCGAACAGCACCAGCGCCTTGGGGCATCCTGCGATTGGTCGCGGGAGCAGTTCACGATGGAGGAAGGGCCTTCCAAGGCCGTCCGCAAGACCTTTGTGGAACTCTATCACAAGGGGTTGATCTACCAGGGCGAGCGCATCATTAACTGGGACCCGGTCTCTAAGACGGCGCTCTCCGACCTGGAGGTGGAGCACAAGGATGTGCAGGGGAGCTTGTGGCACTTCAAGTACCCCCTTGCCGATGGGTCGGGCCACGTTGTGGTCGCGACGACACGCCCGGAGACCTACCTGGGCGATACGGCGGTGGCCGTCCATCCGGAGGACCCGCGCTATAAGAAGCTCATCGGCAAGAAGGTGAAGCTGCCGGTGATCGGGCGAGAGATCCCCATTGTGGGCGACGACGCCGTGAGCCGGGAGTTCGGCACAGGCGCGGTGAAGGTGACGCCCGCCCACGACCCGACGGACTTCGATATCGGCACGCGCCACCGGCTGCCGTTCATCAATGTGATGAACCCGGACGCCACGATCAACGAGCACGGCGGGCCGTTCAATGGCCAGGACCGGTTCGCGGCGAGGAAGAATATCGTCGCCGAGTTCGAACGGCTTGGCCTCCTGGAGAAGATCGAGAAGCACAGCCACGCCGTAGGCCACAGCCAGCGCACGGGCGTGCCGGTGGAGCCCATCGTGAGCAAGCAGTGGTTCGTGAAGGTGGGCAATCATGAGGAGGTGGAGAGCATCGCGGGGCGGGCCCATGCGGCGGTGGCGAACGAGCAGATAAAGATCGTGCCGGAGCGCTTCACCAAGGTCTATCTGAACTGGATGGAGAATATCCGCGATTGGTGCATCAGCCGCCAGCTCTGGTGGGGGCACCGCATCCCCGTCTGGTATTGCGACGAGTGCAAACACAAGACGGTGGCAGAGGAGGACCCGAAGGCGTGCGTGGAGTGCGGGTCACCGAAGATCCACCAGGATAGCGATGTACTGGATACCTGGTTCAGCTCAGCCCTCTGGCCCCATTCGACGCTGGGCTGGCCCGAGCAGAAGGACGACCTGAAGTATTTCTACCCCACGGCGGTGATGGAGACGGGCTATGACATCCTCTTCTTCTGGGTGGCCCGGATGATCATGATGGGCATCCAGAACACCGGGGAGGTCCCCTTCCGCACGGTCTACCTCCACGGCCTGATCCGTGATGAGCACGGCGAGAAGATGAGCAAGGTGAAGGGGAACGTTATCAACCCGCTGGACGTTATTGACCAGTATGGAACGGACGCCCTGCGCTTTGCCCTCACCACCGGCACTTCGCCGGGGAACGACGCCCGCCTGACAACGACGAAGCTGGAGAACAGCCGCAACTTCGCGAACAAGATATGGAACGCGGCGCGATTCGTGATAAGCAGCATTGACCAGGCGGGCGGGAAGATCGGGCCCATCGGCACGGAGCTGCCGCTGGAGGACCGCTGGATCCTCAGCCGCCTGAACCGGACGACGGCGAAGGTGAACCAACTGATGGAGGAGTTCCAACTGGGCGAGGCGCAGCGGGAGATCTACGACTTCCTGTGGAGCGAATATGCCGATTGGTATATCGAACTGAGCAAGCCCCGGCTCAAGGGGCCGAGGGAGCAATCGCCGCTGCCGGTGCTGGCACACACGCTGGAGCAGACGCTACGGTTGCTGCATCCCTTCATGCCGTTTGTGACTGAGGAAATCTGGCAGTCCCTTGTGACGCGGCTCCCATCGGACAGCTCGCGGCCCGCTTCCATCATGGTCGCGCCGTACCCCATTGCGAACGCCTTCCACATTGACGACGACGCGGAACAAGATGTGCGCATCCTGATGGACGTGATCACGGCGATCCGCAACGCCCGGGCCGAGCTGAAGCTGGACCCGATGAGGCAGGTGGAGGCGATCGTGGATGCGGCGACGCATAAGCCGCTGGTGGAGACGCATCGAGAGGCCGTGGCGACTCTGGCGCGAGCCAATCCGGTGAAGGTCTACGGCGACGGCCATGCCGCGCCGACGCCGGAGGGGGCGCGAGTGGCCGTGCTGGGCGCGATGCGAGTGATCATCCCCACCACCGGCCTCGTGGACACCGGGGCGGAGCGGCAGAAGCTGGAGAAGGAGCTTGCCGGCCTTGCGGAGGCGACAGAGAAGCTTTCGGCGCGGCTGGGCAGTGAGGCCTTTACCTCCAAGGCGCCGGCGACAGTGGTGGAGAAGGAGCGGGCGCGGCTGACGGAGTATCAGGAGAAGCTGGCGAAGATGCGGGAGCGGCTAAAGGAGTTGGGGTAG
- a CDS encoding AbrB/MazE/SpoVT family DNA-binding domain-containing protein, translating into MAAREAEVHVGPQGRLVIPAKLRELLGLSPGDSLRARAEDGRLVFEKRDHVLARLKDRFKAVPKDVTLVDALIEERRAEARRERSS; encoded by the coding sequence ATGGCCGCCAGAGAGGCTGAGGTCCACGTAGGTCCTCAGGGACGCCTGGTGATACCCGCAAAGCTGCGCGAACTGCTGGGCCTCTCTCCCGGGGATTCCCTCCGCGCCCGGGCTGAAGATGGCCGCCTGGTCTTTGAGAAGCGGGATCACGTGCTCGCCCGGCTCAAGGATCGCTTCAAGGCTGTGCCTAAGGATGTTACCCTGGTAGACGCCCTCATAGAGGAGCGCCGCGCTGAAGCTCGGCGGGAGCGTTCTTCGTGA